The following are encoded in a window of Paenibacillus polymyxa genomic DNA:
- a CDS encoding glycosyltransferase family 4 protein, translating into MMRVAYIDHTARWSGGEVALYNILTNIGEHIDPLVILAEEGDLADRLRQRDIDVRIVPLDDSIRNRGRNAVNLGAPAAAFRLLAYGRKLAPLLREEKVVCVHTNSLKSALYGTVAAKSAKLPLIWHIRDHIGPPYLKPIVAKGIRLMSRFLPNGVIANSKSTLSALELPPDKKTLVVYSAFAKAITARDTAAHVRGDDSFNVVLVGRLAEWKGQHILLEAARSFLPDQRVKFWLAGDALFGEEEYKQRLESTMREYGLANVNLLGHVDDIQGLMQRCDLLIHTSITPEPFGQVIIEGMAAGLPVIASNEGGPKETVVPHETGLLIEPGDPAKLEEAIRWMLEHPQERQQMGERGMERVKKHFVIENTVKDIVHYYKGLLAGV; encoded by the coding sequence ATGATGAGAGTAGCTTATATTGACCATACGGCAAGATGGAGCGGCGGCGAAGTCGCTTTGTACAACATACTGACGAATATCGGGGAACATATCGACCCGCTCGTTATTTTGGCAGAGGAGGGCGATTTGGCAGATCGGCTTCGGCAGCGTGATATTGATGTGCGCATTGTTCCATTGGACGATTCGATTCGCAATCGGGGACGGAATGCCGTGAATCTAGGTGCGCCTGCAGCAGCTTTTCGTTTGCTGGCTTACGGTAGAAAACTTGCGCCCTTGCTGCGTGAGGAAAAGGTCGTGTGCGTTCACACGAACTCGCTCAAGTCTGCACTGTATGGTACAGTAGCCGCCAAATCGGCGAAGCTGCCCTTGATCTGGCATATCCGTGACCACATCGGTCCGCCGTATCTGAAGCCGATTGTGGCCAAAGGGATTCGGCTGATGTCCCGCTTTTTGCCCAACGGAGTGATTGCTAATTCCAAGTCCACGCTGAGTGCGTTGGAGTTACCCCCGGACAAAAAGACGCTTGTCGTTTATTCTGCTTTTGCCAAAGCAATTACAGCACGTGACACGGCTGCCCATGTACGTGGTGATGACTCGTTTAACGTCGTATTGGTCGGCAGATTGGCGGAATGGAAGGGACAGCATATTTTACTGGAAGCAGCACGCTCCTTTTTACCGGATCAGCGCGTGAAATTCTGGCTGGCTGGAGATGCGTTGTTCGGAGAAGAGGAATACAAGCAACGATTAGAGTCCACGATGCGCGAATACGGGTTGGCTAACGTCAATCTGCTGGGACACGTCGATGACATTCAAGGCCTGATGCAGCGTTGTGATTTGCTGATTCATACCTCTATTACACCAGAACCATTCGGTCAGGTCATAATTGAAGGCATGGCTGCGGGTCTCCCCGTGATTGCTTCCAATGAGGGTGGACCCAAGGAAACGGTGGTACCCCATGAAACCGGGCTGCTTATTGAACCGGGTGATCCGGCTAAGCTGGAAGAAGCCATCCGCTGGATGTTGGAGCATCCACAAGAACGTCAGCAGATGGGTGAGAGAGGGATGGAACGGGTCAAGAAGCATTTTGTCATCGAGAACACAGTTAAGGATATAGTTCATTACTATAAGGGTTTGTTGGCAGGAGTCTGA
- a CDS encoding O-antigen ligase family protein, giving the protein MSNYPWTTRINTIQHVFIFLLGALAVGIAATYQPVVSIAAVCLLLLLAVSIHHPERISYAVLLSTAVSVDSLYQGGVFGIEILSLYKLGILALLVPCMLVYGIRLKFSYPVWVLVIMLGITFGFSAWLPLLTTSIAVKAFVGLSLPFFFLLIQWKKDVAEKHIRLISLLPIISVVIGLGLQVLGLHSFTDVEFTGAVRVQGANIPPHLAMLSFLGIAVSLIEVKRKPKQAAFYYTVLALNFLILIATGTRGPILALLLMFAVYLFDIARQYLKGKVNYLLPLAGSFLVALGAVALQWNNLKKRSFERETDTGIDLSGRSEAWGYFLNRVHDYPWSGRGLGAVTVANDGTLFNGFVVPHNEYIRFYFDTGYIGCGLLMLSLLIVFALIYRSLAKSIKPYFASLVAGFLIYSFSDNTLSTVQMIIPFCWYLNALYQTSTQTDFRKEK; this is encoded by the coding sequence ATGAGTAACTATCCTTGGACTACTAGAATAAACACCATACAGCATGTTTTTATTTTTCTACTGGGCGCTCTTGCTGTAGGAATTGCGGCTACCTATCAGCCGGTGGTCAGTATTGCGGCGGTATGTTTACTGCTCTTGCTGGCTGTTTCCATTCATCATCCAGAGCGCATCAGCTACGCTGTTTTGCTAAGTACAGCAGTCTCAGTCGATTCTCTGTATCAGGGTGGCGTGTTCGGTATTGAGATTTTGTCATTGTACAAATTGGGCATTTTGGCTCTGCTGGTGCCGTGCATGCTCGTGTATGGCATACGTCTCAAGTTCAGCTATCCGGTCTGGGTATTGGTGATCATGCTGGGGATCACATTTGGATTTTCAGCATGGCTGCCTTTGTTAACGACCTCGATTGCCGTCAAGGCGTTCGTCGGTTTATCACTCCCTTTCTTTTTTTTACTGATCCAGTGGAAAAAGGATGTGGCAGAAAAGCATATCCGACTGATCAGTTTGTTGCCCATTATTAGTGTGGTCATTGGACTGGGTTTGCAGGTTCTAGGGCTGCATTCGTTTACGGATGTAGAATTTACGGGCGCAGTCAGAGTACAAGGAGCGAATATACCGCCGCATCTGGCAATGCTCTCCTTTCTCGGAATTGCTGTCTCTCTAATTGAGGTCAAGCGTAAACCCAAGCAAGCCGCTTTTTATTACACTGTGTTGGCACTGAACTTTCTGATTCTGATCGCCACCGGTACACGTGGACCGATTCTGGCATTGTTATTAATGTTTGCTGTGTATCTGTTTGATATTGCCCGTCAGTACCTCAAGGGGAAAGTCAATTATTTGCTACCGCTGGCCGGATCGTTTTTGGTTGCTCTGGGGGCGGTGGCCCTGCAATGGAACAATTTAAAAAAACGCTCCTTCGAACGGGAGACCGATACAGGCATTGACCTGTCGGGACGCTCGGAGGCATGGGGATATTTTTTGAACAGAGTACATGATTACCCTTGGTCAGGGAGAGGTCTTGGCGCGGTAACGGTCGCGAACGACGGGACATTATTCAATGGCTTTGTTGTACCGCATAACGAGTATATACGCTTTTATTTTGACACGGGATATATCGGTTGCGGGCTATTAATGCTTTCATTGCTGATCGTGTTCGCGCTCATTTACCGGTCGCTTGCCAAGTCTATCAAACCTTATTTTGCAAGCTTAGTTGCAGGCTTTCTGATCTACTCGTTTTCAGATAATACGTTGTCGACGGTTCAGATGATTATTCCATTTTGCTGGTATTTGAACGCGTTATACCAGACATCTACTCAAACCGATTTTCGCAAAGAGAAGTGA
- a CDS encoding O-antigen ligase family protein translates to MSRLADQQISVWLGNRRGISMIGMGLLACMLPLAIGFVSAKMNPTMSQQGAILLALVFPAFLLAILQSRLLIPYTLAVWAVGPEIRRIADWMEGTYHSVSLLSVAPLLVSSMLIIPVLRGIHQAEKPLTRIAVFFGIELAYGSVVGLFKNGIVFAYDLANYVVPLILLPYLAIKPMKAKELDRLLYSYANIAVLVAIYGIIQYLTVPPWDAFWMNHVEMNSIGVPEPLQIRVFSSMNSPGPCAIFLAMALVPMLMEKRWRGTLGWIGILLTVVCLLITLVRSAWLIAFVMLLAYILSSSSKGKWKTLFQLAIVGLLLYIIVPKLPGAEGLVARMQTLTDIQQDHSYNERLDLLHTMLPAIAGNPVGQGIGSVGIGTKLDNGGDLGELGIMDNGYIAIFLTFGIFGAFFFFGGLFVIIKRLLARIAERDASQPYIRLALATWAGAVASLISDNGFPGMRGYLIWMMIGIGLWAKDVIAERR, encoded by the coding sequence ATGAGTCGGTTGGCAGATCAGCAGATTTCCGTTTGGCTAGGAAATCGGCGTGGAATCAGCATGATCGGCATGGGATTGCTGGCTTGTATGCTGCCACTCGCCATCGGATTTGTCAGCGCCAAGATGAATCCCACCATGAGCCAGCAGGGAGCCATATTGCTGGCGCTCGTTTTTCCGGCCTTCCTGCTGGCGATCTTGCAATCGCGGCTACTGATTCCTTACACACTGGCAGTGTGGGCAGTAGGCCCGGAAATCCGCCGCATTGCGGATTGGATGGAGGGAACGTATCACTCGGTTTCCTTGTTGAGCGTGGCACCGCTGCTGGTAAGCAGTATGTTGATTATTCCTGTGTTGCGAGGCATTCATCAGGCGGAAAAACCCTTGACTCGAATTGCTGTATTTTTCGGCATAGAATTGGCCTACGGAAGTGTGGTCGGGTTATTCAAAAATGGTATTGTTTTTGCTTATGATTTAGCCAATTATGTGGTTCCTTTGATCCTGTTGCCTTATCTTGCGATTAAGCCCATGAAGGCGAAGGAGCTGGACCGACTGCTGTATTCATATGCCAACATTGCTGTTCTTGTGGCAATTTACGGCATTATCCAGTACTTGACGGTGCCTCCGTGGGATGCATTTTGGATGAATCATGTAGAAATGAATTCCATTGGTGTTCCAGAACCACTTCAAATCAGAGTATTTTCTTCCATGAACTCGCCCGGTCCCTGCGCTATTTTCCTGGCGATGGCACTTGTACCCATGCTAATGGAAAAACGTTGGCGCGGCACTTTGGGATGGATCGGAATCCTGCTGACGGTCGTTTGTCTTTTAATCACGCTGGTACGTTCAGCCTGGCTAATTGCCTTCGTCATGTTACTGGCTTACATTCTCAGTTCATCTTCCAAGGGAAAGTGGAAAACCTTGTTTCAACTAGCTATAGTTGGCCTTCTTCTCTACATCATTGTTCCAAAACTTCCAGGAGCAGAAGGTTTGGTGGCTCGCATGCAGACGCTGACGGATATTCAGCAGGATCATTCGTACAATGAACGTTTGGATTTACTGCATACGATGCTTCCGGCGATTGCTGGCAATCCGGTCGGGCAGGGAATCGGGAGTGTAGGAATCGGAACCAAGCTTGATAACGGCGGCGATCTCGGTGAACTTGGGATTATGGATAATGGATATATCGCCATTTTCCTCACCTTCGGTATTTTCGGGGCATTCTTTTTCTTCGGTGGTCTGTTCGTTATCATCAAGCGCCTTCTCGCCCGTATTGCCGAACGAGATGCCAGTCAGCCTTATATCAGACTGGCGTTGGCTACGTGGGCCGGAGCTGTAGCCAGTCTCATATCAGATAATGGTTTCCCCGGTATGCGCGGCTATCTGATCTGGATGATGATCGGAATAGGACTATGGGCAAAAGATGTCATCGCGGAAAGAAGGTAA
- a CDS encoding lipopolysaccharide biosynthesis protein, producing MQNLQALSAPVRTLWSTVIRFAKSKDNSSAAVKTMIFSMLILVVNMLTGVLTARFLGPTGRGEQTAMVNWSQFLAFCMSFGVPSALIYNAKRKPEETGKLYGLALLLATMFGGLATLVGVFLIPYWLRSFSSSVILFAQCSMMMCPLIAISQINNALLQVRSEYKQYNLFRYLVPLSTLLGLAILILTGNMNPYTSALAYLLPGLPIYIGVTIRMIRLYKPKVKNSWTQFKNLFTYGMGSYGNDLMGQVSTYIDQILIAGLLRPADLGLYAVAVSLARMVNVFSTSIIVVLFPKASGLNKEEAVAITFRAFRVTSTATFLAAVMLMLIAPFVFTLLYGQEFKQALTVFRFLVLEVAISGGTMVLAQQFMALGKPKLVTILQGVGLALVIPLLSILVPRYGLTGAGIAMLSSGILRFIFILCNVKFVLKMKIPRLLISKQDFQWLRSTMSHYIRKKPVNG from the coding sequence GTGCAAAACTTACAAGCATTATCCGCACCTGTCCGGACACTATGGTCCACAGTGATTCGGTTTGCCAAAAGCAAGGATAACAGCTCTGCAGCAGTAAAAACGATGATATTCAGTATGCTGATTCTCGTCGTGAATATGCTGACTGGTGTGCTAACGGCACGATTCCTGGGTCCTACTGGACGCGGGGAACAGACAGCGATGGTGAACTGGTCCCAATTTCTCGCCTTCTGCATGAGCTTCGGTGTCCCGTCTGCATTGATTTACAATGCGAAAAGGAAACCGGAGGAAACGGGCAAGCTGTATGGTCTGGCCTTGCTGCTGGCTACCATGTTCGGGGGCTTGGCGACACTCGTCGGAGTTTTTCTAATTCCTTATTGGCTGCGCTCTTTTTCTTCATCGGTCATACTTTTCGCGCAGTGCTCCATGATGATGTGTCCGCTCATAGCGATTTCACAGATCAATAATGCATTGCTTCAAGTTCGCTCGGAATATAAGCAGTACAATTTATTCCGGTATCTGGTACCGCTGAGTACACTGCTGGGTCTGGCGATTCTGATCTTAACCGGAAATATGAATCCGTACACCTCGGCATTGGCCTATTTACTGCCAGGCTTGCCGATTTATATCGGTGTCACGATACGAATGATTCGGCTGTACAAACCAAAGGTAAAGAACAGCTGGACGCAATTTAAAAATCTCTTTACCTACGGTATGGGTTCATACGGAAATGATCTCATGGGGCAGGTTTCCACTTATATTGATCAGATTTTGATTGCGGGTCTGCTCAGACCCGCTGATCTCGGTTTATATGCAGTAGCGGTCAGCTTGGCCAGGATGGTGAATGTATTTTCTACCTCGATCATTGTCGTGCTGTTTCCCAAAGCCTCTGGTCTGAATAAGGAAGAGGCGGTGGCCATAACATTTCGGGCATTTCGAGTGACATCAACGGCAACCTTTCTGGCTGCGGTGATGCTGATGCTGATTGCTCCGTTCGTATTTACATTGTTATATGGTCAAGAGTTTAAACAAGCGCTCACGGTATTCCGGTTCTTGGTGCTTGAGGTTGCTATCAGTGGAGGGACCATGGTGCTGGCACAACAATTTATGGCGTTGGGTAAGCCCAAACTGGTTACCATTCTACAGGGTGTCGGATTGGCGCTCGTCATTCCATTGCTGTCCATACTCGTGCCGAGATATGGATTGACGGGTGCAGGGATAGCAATGCTGTCTTCGGGGATTCTACGGTTCATTTTCATTTTATGTAATGTTAAATTCGTTCTAAAAATGAAGATTCCAAGACTGCTTATTTCCAAACAAGATTTTCAATGGCTCCGATCAACGATGTCGCACTACATCCGGAAAAAGCCAGTTAACGGTTAG
- a CDS encoding glycosyltransferase, whose translation MDAFKRCPAVSVVICTYNRADLLEKTLMSLLELEDLALAEIIVVDNRSTDHTAATIKRFTVAHGQNIHLRYHYEREQGLSAARNAGITLSRAEVIAFLDDDAIPCVTWLQTIMSAFGNNPELTAMGGKIDPMFETERPGWLTGPLELPYTIIDLGKAVREYPSGLNPFGANMAMRKTAFAAVMFPLHLGRKGDILLSGEESWVFEQIRKNGGTIMYHPHMSVEHFVPASRLTKEWIMNRYYCQGMSNAAQAVGLRGNAMLMAKTAAKVLYITVDSLLARSEGRKLLNRCRLESIRGTLDTLRNRKSESAAG comes from the coding sequence ATGGATGCATTCAAGCGATGTCCCGCAGTGTCCGTCGTTATTTGCACCTATAACCGGGCGGACCTGCTGGAGAAAACGTTAATGTCCCTGCTGGAGCTGGAAGACCTTGCGCTGGCTGAGATCATTGTGGTCGATAACCGATCCACCGATCATACAGCAGCGACGATCAAAAGGTTCACCGTCGCCCATGGTCAGAATATCCATCTCCGATATCATTATGAGCGCGAACAAGGACTGTCTGCTGCTCGTAATGCAGGCATTACGTTATCAAGAGCGGAAGTCATTGCTTTTCTCGATGATGATGCAATTCCGTGTGTTACATGGTTGCAAACGATTATGTCAGCATTCGGGAACAATCCTGAGCTGACGGCTATGGGTGGGAAAATTGACCCTATGTTTGAGACGGAACGACCGGGTTGGCTGACAGGCCCGCTTGAACTGCCTTACACAATTATTGATCTGGGCAAAGCTGTTCGTGAATATCCGTCGGGACTGAATCCATTTGGAGCGAATATGGCGATGCGCAAAACGGCTTTTGCCGCCGTTATGTTCCCGCTTCATCTAGGCAGAAAGGGAGATATTCTTCTATCTGGTGAAGAATCGTGGGTTTTCGAGCAAATTCGTAAAAATGGTGGAACGATTATGTATCATCCACACATGTCTGTGGAACATTTTGTGCCGGCTTCACGGTTAACGAAAGAATGGATCATGAACCGCTACTATTGTCAGGGCATGTCTAACGCTGCTCAGGCCGTAGGTCTGCGCGGCAACGCGATGCTGATGGCGAAGACGGCAGCCAAAGTGTTATACATCACTGTGGATTCCCTGCTGGCGCGTAGTGAGGGCAGGAAGCTGTTGAACCGGTGCAGGCTTGAAAGTATCCGTGGGACGCTGGATACACTGCGCAACCGGAAAAGCGAGTCAGCTGCGGGGTGA
- a CDS encoding WecB/TagA/CpsF family glycosyltransferase, protein MSRVNMFDVNFDNYDFNDLLEFIDTSIEHQRHSYILTCNVDHVIKLRKDDEFRKVYSDAGAVVADGMPIIWASKLLKKPLKQKVSGSDLFTRLGEAFEDRGYRLFFLGAADGIPEKAMLNLQESYPNMNVVGCYSPSYGFEKNEEENRHIIQLLQEARPDIVFVGVGAPKQEKWIYRYYETYRAPISIGVGATFDFLSGNVKRAPELMQKTGFEWFWRLSQEPKRLWKRYLIEDSQFLVLLFKEMFKRKRMKGGQG, encoded by the coding sequence ATGAGCAGAGTGAACATGTTCGATGTCAACTTTGATAATTACGATTTTAATGATCTACTCGAATTTATAGATACTTCTATTGAACATCAGCGTCATTCCTACATTTTGACCTGTAATGTCGATCATGTGATCAAGCTTCGCAAGGATGATGAATTCCGCAAGGTGTATTCGGATGCCGGAGCTGTAGTGGCCGATGGGATGCCTATCATATGGGCGTCCAAGTTACTGAAAAAACCCCTCAAACAAAAGGTGTCCGGGTCAGATTTGTTCACTCGGCTGGGAGAGGCTTTTGAGGATCGAGGCTATCGTTTATTTTTTCTGGGTGCAGCTGACGGTATTCCTGAGAAGGCTATGCTCAATCTCCAGGAATCTTATCCGAACATGAATGTGGTAGGCTGTTACTCTCCTTCTTATGGCTTTGAGAAAAACGAGGAGGAGAATAGGCACATTATCCAACTGCTTCAAGAGGCTCGCCCGGACATCGTTTTTGTAGGTGTAGGCGCACCTAAACAGGAAAAATGGATCTACAGATATTATGAGACTTACCGCGCTCCGATTTCGATTGGGGTGGGAGCGACCTTTGATTTCCTGTCGGGAAATGTGAAAAGAGCACCGGAGCTGATGCAGAAGACGGGATTTGAATGGTTCTGGAGGTTGTCTCAGGAGCCTAAACGATTGTGGAAAAGATATTTGATTGAGGATTCCCAATTTCTCGTTCTGCTGTTTAAGGAGATGTTCAAGCGGAAGCGGATGAAGGGAGGTCAGGGGTGA
- a CDS encoding sugar transferase, with translation MSMENLPEDGEAVMSGKAFYMPYGNTQIQDKTSYLVTKRLLDMLLSFVGLIVLLPLFVVVGVLIKLEDPKGSVFFKQTRVGKNEKLFDMYKFRSMVSNAEELKKDLMELNEVSGAMFKIKNDPRITKIGSFLRKTSIDEIPQLWNVLVGDMTLVGPRPPLPSEVEQYSDYDKQRLIVTPGCTGYWQVSARNSVGFEEMVQMDLKYIHVRNTWLDLKIIMKTGVKMLFSKDAY, from the coding sequence ATGAGCATGGAAAATTTACCGGAGGACGGCGAGGCTGTCATGTCAGGTAAAGCGTTTTACATGCCATACGGAAATACACAAATTCAGGATAAAACGTCCTACCTGGTCACAAAACGCCTCCTTGATATGCTGCTGTCGTTCGTGGGCTTGATCGTCTTGCTTCCGCTTTTTGTAGTGGTAGGCGTTTTGATTAAGCTCGAAGACCCAAAGGGAAGCGTGTTTTTCAAGCAAACTCGGGTGGGCAAGAATGAGAAGTTATTCGATATGTATAAATTCCGTTCAATGGTGTCCAATGCTGAGGAACTGAAAAAGGACTTGATGGAGCTGAATGAAGTGAGCGGCGCCATGTTCAAAATTAAAAACGATCCTCGGATCACGAAAATTGGCAGTTTTCTGCGCAAGACGAGTATTGATGAGATTCCGCAGCTGTGGAACGTGTTGGTCGGCGACATGACTTTAGTCGGTCCGCGTCCGCCGTTGCCCAGCGAGGTCGAGCAATATTCCGATTATGATAAGCAACGCCTGATTGTAACACCGGGATGTACGGGTTACTGGCAGGTGAGCGCACGTAACAGTGTAGGCTTCGAAGAAATGGTGCAAATGGATTTGAAGTATATTCATGTTCGCAATACGTGGCTCGATTTGAAAATCATCATGAAAACAGGCGTTAAAATGCTGTTCTCCAAGGATGCTTACTGA
- a CDS encoding glycosyltransferase family 4 protein — translation MSYNNGFRIAATGLSWPSLQPGGLNTYFKSICEQLTLERNTLDALICSDEQPQAPDRIRIHSIGSKQQSMWKRRELMQKYAAELFDKQPTDVLYSHFAPYGVGPALEAKKRGIPVVTTFHGPWTEEMKIEGQGIKHLLKTTLAKSIEMKAYGLADKFIVLSETFRDILHEHYKVPLSKIHIIPGAANVERFHPAEDQEAVRKRLNLPQNATIVLTVRRLVNRMGLLQLLEAWRRVTERHPDHVLLIGGKGPLMEELASKVAEYNLHNHVRLLGYVSDEELPLYHQASNLFVVPTQALEGFGLITVEAMASGLPVLATPVGGNKEILRGFRPELLFKGTDSEAIAEGLLRVLDHRELLPNARECRDHVLSRYTWGHVAEQVEEVFRQVLDRKAAAK, via the coding sequence ATGTCGTACAATAACGGATTTCGTATTGCGGCAACGGGGCTAAGCTGGCCGTCCTTGCAGCCAGGAGGCCTCAACACATATTTCAAATCCATCTGTGAGCAGCTTACATTAGAGCGCAATACGCTGGATGCTCTAATCTGTAGTGACGAGCAGCCGCAGGCGCCCGACCGTATTCGGATTCATTCGATTGGCAGCAAGCAGCAATCCATGTGGAAGCGTCGAGAGCTAATGCAAAAATATGCAGCAGAGCTGTTCGACAAGCAACCGACGGATGTACTGTATTCCCATTTTGCTCCCTATGGTGTCGGACCGGCGCTGGAGGCGAAAAAAAGAGGAATCCCGGTAGTTACCACCTTTCACGGACCGTGGACGGAGGAAATGAAGATTGAAGGACAGGGCATCAAGCATTTGCTAAAAACGACGTTGGCCAAATCCATTGAAATGAAAGCCTACGGATTGGCGGATAAATTTATAGTGCTCAGCGAAACTTTTCGGGATATTTTGCATGAGCACTATAAGGTTCCACTCAGCAAAATTCATATTATTCCTGGTGCGGCGAATGTAGAAAGGTTCCACCCGGCAGAGGATCAAGAAGCGGTGCGGAAGCGCCTGAATTTGCCGCAAAATGCGACGATTGTGCTAACCGTTCGTCGTCTTGTTAATCGAATGGGACTACTACAGCTACTGGAAGCATGGCGACGAGTAACCGAGCGTCATCCTGATCATGTGTTGCTGATTGGAGGGAAGGGCCCCTTGATGGAGGAATTGGCTTCTAAGGTGGCGGAATACAATCTTCATAACCATGTAAGGCTGCTCGGTTATGTGTCGGATGAGGAGCTTCCACTGTACCACCAAGCATCGAATTTGTTCGTTGTACCCACACAGGCACTGGAAGGTTTCGGTCTGATCACAGTAGAGGCGATGGCCTCGGGACTGCCGGTGCTGGCGACTCCTGTGGGTGGCAATAAGGAGATTTTAAGAGGATTCCGTCCCGAGCTTTTGTTCAAGGGAACGGATAGTGAAGCCATTGCTGAAGGGTTGCTGCGTGTGCTGGATCATCGTGAACTTCTACCGAATGCAAGGGAATGCCGGGACCATGTCCTGAGCAGATATACATGGGGACATGTAGCGGAGCAGGTGGAAGAGGTGTTCCGACAGGTCCTTGATAGAAAGGCGGCGGCGAAATGA
- a CDS encoding glycosyltransferase family 2 protein gives MNHMSSVPADNRISVVIIAQDDGTRITAAIKSCKPFADDIVVIDGGSKDNTIQVAESLGCRVFSNPWPGYAKQRMFGVEKAEFDWIFLIDTDEVVDAELLGDLLKVKETLHDPAKAYSVFRIGDFLGKWMNKGEYLVRLYNRRIYGITNSLVHEMPDVASSQIVNLEGVLWHYGFRSISDHMTRFNKYTDLEAETAFNKGRSFRITRLLWRPPARFVQKYFVQGLYRKGLAGFAVAVFWVMYEFLVCFKHYELTKRRKKIEIVDDGHTEQKGETSYVVQ, from the coding sequence ATGAACCACATGTCTAGCGTTCCCGCGGACAACCGGATATCCGTAGTTATTATCGCTCAGGATGATGGCACTCGAATCACAGCCGCCATTAAATCCTGCAAGCCCTTTGCGGACGATATCGTCGTCATTGACGGAGGGAGCAAGGACAATACGATTCAGGTAGCTGAATCCTTGGGCTGTCGGGTGTTTTCTAACCCGTGGCCCGGTTATGCCAAGCAGCGCATGTTTGGTGTTGAAAAAGCGGAATTTGATTGGATATTCCTGATTGATACGGACGAAGTAGTGGATGCAGAGTTGCTTGGAGACTTGTTGAAAGTAAAGGAAACGCTCCACGATCCGGCCAAAGCATATTCCGTATTCCGGATTGGAGATTTTCTCGGCAAATGGATGAACAAAGGTGAATACCTGGTTCGTTTGTACAATCGGCGTATTTATGGCATTACGAATAGTCTTGTTCATGAAATGCCGGATGTAGCCTCTTCCCAGATTGTCAATCTGGAGGGCGTGTTATGGCACTACGGCTTCCGCAGCATCAGTGATCATATGACCCGTTTTAACAAATATACAGATCTGGAAGCAGAGACGGCATTTAACAAAGGAAGATCCTTTCGGATTACCAGACTGTTGTGGCGGCCTCCTGCCCGCTTTGTGCAGAAGTATTTTGTCCAAGGCTTATACCGCAAAGGATTGGCAGGTTTTGCCGTAGCAGTATTCTGGGTGATGTATGAGTTTCTCGTCTGCTTCAAGCATTATGAGCTAACCAAGCGGAGAAAAAAGATAGAAATCGTGGATGACGGACATACCGAGCAGAAAGGAGAAACCAGCTATGTCGTACAATAA